TAAGGGTATTAAGATTGAGGCTAATTCTGTCAGATCATATAGTGATAGTAAGGCCTTTAGTCATATAATCGGTTATTTAGGTGAGGCTAACAAAAAAGATGTTAAACTAGGAGGATATAGAATAGGCGAGTTGTTGGGTAAAAGTGGGATTGAAAAAAAATATGAAGATATTTTAAAGGGTGAAAATGGCGCAATGAGGGTAGAAGTGAACAATTATGGACAGATAAATAAGATATTAGATGAGAAACCGCCTATAAAAGGAGATGATATTGTTTTAACTATTGATTCTGATTTGCAAATATTTATATCAAAATTATTTAAAGATTTAACTGGTGCAGCTGTTGTGCTAGATATAAAAAAAGGTGAATTACTCTCTTTGTTTTCTGCTCCAACATATGACTTAGATCTCTTTATTCCATATATAGAAAATAGGGATTGGAATGCTCTAGTAAATGATAAGGATAGGCCATTAACAAATAGAGCAATAAGTGGCTTATACTCCCCTGGTTCTATTTATAAACCTATATTAGCCTATATTGCTTTAAAAGAATCTAGAGTGTCAATAAATGATAAGTTTTATTGTAATGGTGTGTTTAAATATGGTCCCTATGAGTATCATTGTTGGAAAGAAGAAGGGCATGGATTTATGAATTTAAAAAGTGCAATAAGGGAATCATGTGATGTATATTTTTACAACGCAGGATTGGAAGTTGGAATTGATTTGATATCTAAATATTCAAAATTACTTGGCTTAGGAGAAAAGACGGGCATTGATCTATATAATGAAAAAAAAGGTATTTTTCCCTCGAGAGAGTGGAAAAGAAACAATTTAAAAAGTTCGTGGTTCCCAGGTGAAACAATTATAACCTCTATTGGGCAAGGCTATATCTCAATAACACCTATACAAATGGGGATTGCTTATTTAGCTTTATTTAACGGGGGCTATGTTTATAAACCATCATTATTAAAGGAAATTAAGGGAAATAACGGTTCTACTGCCATTAATAGTGAGGTTAAGAGGACTGTTGATATTAGTAAGAAAACTAGGGATTTCATATTGCAATCAATGCATGAGGTTGTCAATTCACTGCATGGCACAGGTTATAGAGCAAGGGTTAAAGGCCTTGATATAGCTGGTAAAACTGGCACCGCTCAGGTAGTTGGATTAAGCCAAACAAAAATGTATGAGGAAGAAGATATACCTCGTAAATATAGAGATCATTCTTGGTTTGTTTCTGTTTTTCCAGCTTATGATCCGAGGTATATTACTGTGGTCTTAGTAGAGCATAGTGGATCAGGTAGTAGTACCTCTGCTATAATCACTGGAGCTATTGCAAATAAAATGATAGATTTAGGCTATGTTGCTAAAAAATAAATTAAATATTAGATATTTTGATTATCTACTTTTAGCCTTATTTTTATTACTTTCTATTATTGGAATATTTATAATCTATAGTGCTACTTTTAATCCTGGATCTAAAGTCTCGGTATTTTATATTAAGCAAATCTATTGGCTAATTTTAGGACTAATTATATTCATATGCTTCTCCCTTATTAATTATAGATATTTGATAAACTATGCATATATTTTTTATGTTGTAGGCCTTTTAGTATTAGCATTTGTCTTAATTAACGGCTATATTGGAAGGGGAGCACAAAGTTGGATAGATTTAGGCTTGATTAGAGTTCAACCTTCTGAGTTGTTTAAGGTTATATGGGTTATAGTTTTGGCTAGGCTTTTTAGTGATTTTAATTTGCAAAAACTTGGTTTAATAAAGATTATAATAAGATTTCTTGTTGTTTTACCCCCTTTTTTGTTAATATTTTACCAGCCTGATCTTGGTACAGCAGGCTTGTTAGTATTGTTGTGGTGTGTACTACTCCTATTTAGAGGTATCCAATTTAGAGCTTTTTTAATACTCTCTATTTTTTCCTTTTGTTTGGTTGTTGTTTTGTGGGCTAATCTGCATGATTATCAAAGAGATAGAGTGCTTACATTTATAAATCCTTCAAGGGATCCCTTTGGATCAGGTTATCACCTTATTCAATCTAAAGTTGCTATAGGATCTGGCGGTCTTTATGGGAAGGGCTATCTAAAGGGAACGCAATCACAACTAAATTTTTTGCCTGAACAGCATACAGATTTTGTATTTTCTGTCTTATCTGAAGAGTTTGGGTTTGTAGGTGCATTATTTCTAATTGTTTTATATATGTTACTTATAATAAGAATTTTGTATATTGCATTAATTGCAAGGGAGATTTGTGGTAAGCTACTTTGTGTTGGTGTAGCTACATTATTATTTATTCATTTTTATATTAATGCTGCAATGACAATAGGGTATATGCCCATAGTGGGTATCCCTATGCCTTTTATAAGTTATGGGGGTTCTATAACCATAACTGCTTCAACTTTATTGGGTATAGCAAATTCTGTATCAATTAGAAGATTTCAAAAGCTATGAGACTACATTATAGTGAGTTGTTAAATGTAGAAAAACCACTGAGATATTCTAATCTAGAGATAAATATTTCTAAAAAGGATATTAAAGGT
This Deferribacterota bacterium DNA region includes the following protein-coding sequences:
- the mrdA gene encoding penicillin-binding protein 2 — its product is MILKFLDDKINQYFKKRVRNYILILTLIILNLIGGLFYIQIINYDKFVDLAENNRIRILNIKAERGLILDSNGKIIVSNRPTYNLFVVKEDANNLKKLISMLKDILPNLDVDRAYERIEKTFVYEPALIYRGLDNKDVSYLMEHIDKYKGIKIEANSVRSYSDSKAFSHIIGYLGEANKKDVKLGGYRIGELLGKSGIEKKYEDILKGENGAMRVEVNNYGQINKILDEKPPIKGDDIVLTIDSDLQIFISKLFKDLTGAAVVLDIKKGELLSLFSAPTYDLDLFIPYIENRDWNALVNDKDRPLTNRAISGLYSPGSIYKPILAYIALKESRVSINDKFYCNGVFKYGPYEYHCWKEEGHGFMNLKSAIRESCDVYFYNAGLEVGIDLISKYSKLLGLGEKTGIDLYNEKKGIFPSREWKRNNLKSSWFPGETIITSIGQGYISITPIQMGIAYLALFNGGYVYKPSLLKEIKGNNGSTAINSEVKRTVDISKKTRDFILQSMHEVVNSLHGTGYRARVKGLDIAGKTGTAQVVGLSQTKMYEEEDIPRKYRDHSWFVSVFPAYDPRYITVVLVEHSGSGSSTSAIITGAIANKMIDLGYVAKK
- the rodA gene encoding rod shape-determining protein RodA, which produces MLLKNKLNIRYFDYLLLALFLLLSIIGIFIIYSATFNPGSKVSVFYIKQIYWLILGLIIFICFSLINYRYLINYAYIFYVVGLLVLAFVLINGYIGRGAQSWIDLGLIRVQPSELFKVIWVIVLARLFSDFNLQKLGLIKIIIRFLVVLPPFLLIFYQPDLGTAGLLVLLWCVLLLFRGIQFRAFLILSIFSFCLVVVLWANLHDYQRDRVLTFINPSRDPFGSGYHLIQSKVAIGSGGLYGKGYLKGTQSQLNFLPEQHTDFVFSVLSEEFGFVGALFLIVLYMLLIIRILYIALIAREICGKLLCVGVATLLFIHFYINAAMTIGYMPIVGIPMPFISYGGSITITASTLLGIANSVSIRRFQKL